ACAAAGCACTTAACACCTCCAGCACGTGGTACCACTCCTGCAGGTGGGAGGGAATGGCATTTAAGAGCATTACCTGTAATACCTgacacccccaaaacccaaaacccgGCAGCCGCTTTTGTACCGACACCAAAGCCCTGAAATCAGCTCGTTCCTCCCCCAAACTGCCTGGGTATGCAGCCCTCAGCTTGGGATGGCACCTCTGGGGATCCCAGGGCCACCAGCCCATGCCTCCCTCCAAAACCACAGTCCTGGGTGACACAGTGGGTGACACAGTGGGACACTGTCCAGACACACAGAACACCTGACCCTGCTGAGGTGCCTGTCCAGGAAACCTGCTCACCTGGGgttccatccatccatccatccatccatccatccatccatccatccatcccttcccactgcAAACCCACGCTGGAGCAGTAATTCTGAACATTTGGTTAGGGCAGAGCAGGTGAGCCCAGCACAAGCACAGGGAttcatccctgcccagcctgccatGGCTATTTCAGTCTTCCCCAAAACAGGGGAACTTTGGGGAAATTACCATCAACATGGGAAGTTTTCCTAAACCAaaaactgcagctgcaccaCAGTCCAGCTGTGCCATTTTAAACCAAAACTGCCAatttagcacagaaaaaaagtcagtcccagctgctgcagctcctctctaAACCATCCTCAGAACCTAACTGATGCAGAGACTGATAAAGTCACACCTAAGGGCAATGAATTTGGATTTGTTCCCATTAAGGTTTCAGAGAAACCCTTAAGCCTTATCTTGGAGAAATGCAGGTTTATCTGCAGCAATTGCTTTGTTCTGTTACTCATTATTAGGGTTTGCATATCATAATGTCACCACTGAGCTTCATTAGCAGGTATTTAAATGCTATCTACCAAACCTGATTTGCACAGACACTCCTTGTGGTTTGGGAAGTCTGAAGTTCAGGCTGTGCCCCTCATGGATTCTCCTCCTTTGAGGTGCCTCCACCCCCCAGCAGTAACTCAGCAGTGTCTTACAGACTGTCCAGACCACATTTATCAAACCTCACTGAGGCTAACAATGAAGATATTTTGCTCTGGGGACCCAAACAGAACCTTCCCACAGCAAAATTAACTTCCTCTCATGAAAATTCTCATCTCAAACCCAGAGTGACTTTGTTTCTGACCTCCCTGTGAAGCCCTCTTCCCCAGAgttccctggcagggcagtCAGGAGCCCTCCAAGTGCCTCCAGCTGAACTGATCCCAACTatttccacctgcagcccaAACCTGGCCCTTGCAAGAGAACACAGCTTGTGACAGAGCCTTCTGGAAGCACTCAGGGGACTGTTTTTGTCACTATTCTGGGGGCAGATCTGGAAGACCAAAACTTCTCCCAGGGACAGGTGGGACCAGGGATTttggcccagctccagcagcacaggggggaccattttaattttaacaccTCAGGCTGGCAGTTTCTTGCTGAAATAAGGAACAGAAGCCACATTTATTGCATTCATCTCCACACCAGGAGACTCcacatgatttttatttctcccttaTATTGCATTCCTGTAAGTCTTACAGTATTAAAATGATTAACAAAAGCATAAAACTGGAACTGAAACCAAGGGGGAGAGTgtctcctgcagcatcctgagACCCAGCCCCTGGAACAGGACTGCTCTGCTCCCCCGAGGGAATCTGcctctcccaggagcaggaaggcaCTCAAGGCATAGCTGCTGTGAGCCTGGCTGGTGGGAATCCTCACAAGTTCTGGTGCTTCACTGGACCAGCACTCCCCAGGCAGGTGTCTTAGATGTCCATGTCAAACTGCTCTTCCTCACCTGCTGGGAAGGACAAAACCACAGGTGAGTGCTCAGAGTTCCACATTAAATACCAAAGACTTTAGTGAAGGAGAAGCTATGCTTCAGAAATGGGGTCGTTTGTGCTTGAAATCTGCATTCAGGCATCAGAGTGGTGTGAAAATCATCTTGTGAAGCTCTGGTAAAGGTGTCAGTGCTGGGGGATCTCCTTCAGACATACCAGAGCAGAGGTagagaaaatgctgtttaaataatttattcttaCCCCTGGAATGTCCTTGTGAGCAGGAATGTAAAGAACCACACTGAGGACAATCCCTGGTACAAACGCAGCCAGGCACATTTCACACTCATTATCCCAagggctgctcccacagcctggcaggaaccagcaagggcagccaggctgctcctgaggACAGGGATTCTCTGGGACAGTCACAACCCAGCAGCCAGCCTACATTTCAGGGTGCCAGGGAGTCCAGGGAGCCACTCCAGGTCACAACAGTGTGTCAGGCATGAGGCAAACCTGACTCTGGAAAGGTTTTACTTGGAGCAAGAACACATCAAGAGCCTTCAGATCTTTATTTTTAGAGAGAAATGCTTGCACTTGGTAGGTTCAGGTTGCTTCAAGAAATAACCTcaaataactttaaaaacaaTTCTTCAAGGGTCACATTGGCTcgtgctgcagcagcctcagtgaAGGGTCCCTGTCACAAAACAGGGTCAGAAACAGGCAGGAGGAATTTACAACTCAGGCTGATATTAAAAACTCAAGTAAAGCCTGCTCTGAATTGTAACTTGAAactccaagcagctgcagcacagcccagctcagggagaggcagcagcagctgcacctctgCTCTCCACAGGGCTCCTAATCCAACAGCAGCTTCCCAAATGCTGAATTAATGGGAATTATATCAAATTACACCCAGTAACTGCCAAAGTGCCATTGCTGGGGCCCACAGCAGGATCAAACCACTGCAAGGACCTTGTTCCCTGTGACACTGAGCACACTGTGACTTTCCAAGAAGTTACTGGAGAGCTGTCCCCAGTTCCTGGGACTCTCCTGGCTCCgttccagctctgggatttctAGGAACCAGCAGTGCACCTCACAGGCTGCTGGGGTTTTGCACTGACCTGTGCTCACTTTCTCCTCACAGCTTTGGACGTGGTGGTTTTCAAGCTTCAGCTCCTCCCCGCTGGGGCTGGTCACGCCTGGAATGTCGGGAAGGTCGGAGGGAGGAGTTTTGGCAACCGGGGAATTGCGGCATTCCATCAAAAACTGGCGGTCATAAATAATCCTGGTacctggaggggacagggacacgtcagcccccctgcccagcccagggaactCCGAGGTCTTTGAGGTGCCTTGCAATCCAAACCACTCAGGGCTGGGTATTTAAGTGCTAACGTGATGCAGCCCTtcactgcccagcctggattTCCTTACAGAATCCCAGGAACAGACACTGTACCTGCCATGAAGGGTGAGACATCAGGTCCCCAAACACTGCACAGGGCTCCAAACCCCAgacaggggctgggagcagcacatccagccccCTCCACCTCGCTCAGGGTTACACCAGCCCACgaagcaaacagaaaattgaGTTTAATTTGCACTCATGACCAGAACTGGGCTGAAAGCTGCAGGTGGGCACACACCAGGGGACAGGAtagggcagggctgtgtccctgaGCGCTGCCCAGTGGGAATTGCTGCTGGACACTTCCCTTGGCAGAGCAGCACTTCCACACACCTTGCTCAAGGCTTACACAGATGGAAAATGCACCAAGGGTTAACCAGGAACCTCCCAGCTCTGAAAACACTGAGCCTCCAGGCATGGATTTCTAGGAA
This window of the Oenanthe melanoleuca isolate GR-GAL-2019-014 unplaced genomic scaffold, OMel1.0 S388, whole genome shotgun sequence genome carries:
- the LOC130266964 gene encoding eukaryotic translation initiation factor 4E-binding protein 1-like isoform X1, with amino-acid sequence MSGRCCHGQTPSRDIPGPGKCLALPDGAPLPPGDYSTTPGGTVFGTTPGGTRIIYDRQFLMECRNSPVAKTPPSDLPDIPGVTSPSGEELKLENHHVQSCEEKVSTAGEEEQFDMDI
- the LOC130266964 gene encoding eukaryotic translation initiation factor 4E-binding protein 1-like isoform X2 codes for the protein MSGRCCHGQTPSRDIPGPGKCLALPDGAPLPPGDYSTTPGGTVFGTTPGGTRIIYDRQFLMECRNSPVAKTPPSDLPDIPGVTSPSGEELKLENHHVQSCEEKVSTGEEEQFDMDI